The following proteins come from a genomic window of Bactrocera tryoni isolate S06 chromosome 1, CSIRO_BtryS06_freeze2, whole genome shotgun sequence:
- the LOC120782458 gene encoding uncharacterized protein LOC120782458, translating into MNFQVKGALCILLLSLTPIFAYREISGILDNTVDLTPEEINALRPLFYYLQKQYNFIGAQAPLEELDEDDTQVQDPQYKAAQAELEQYFDALQQQYTFGEDNNTVNLYNTTLPTVTELLGFAGIDLTAVELAERDDIESLLQETLDEAQQQIDEIVRDSLQLESQLIKINKPKIVAYIFRALRVLFKVATRGARAAYCTYSHIPQLNASLQHIYEGVDCYSYSKRLVLRIEQETVHTVSTIQKNVHSLAGIYKRIAGKKSLLGKLSVVLLNLSKIVANIKETYLLGVSALDKARNELPNATQGSVNCSRDFVSGVPQMVETVANLSTCIMYVDNTTVEYDFMKPENERDFN; encoded by the exons atgaatttccAAGTCAAAGGGGCTCTTTGCATACTACTGCTTTCTTTAACG CCCATATTCGCGTACCGAGAGATCAGCGGCATACTCGATAACACCGTCGATCTTACACCAGAGGAGATAAATGCTTTGCGGCCACTTTTCTATTACCTGCAAAAGCAATATAATTTCATAGGGGCTCAAGCGCCTCTCGAGGAACTAGATGAGGACGACACGCAAGTACAAGATCCACAGTACAAAGCAGCTCAAGCTGAATTGGAGCAATACTTCGATGCTCTCCAACAACAGTATACATTTGGTGAAGACAACAACACAGTCAATTTGTACAATACAACACTACCCACAGTTACCGAATTGTTGGGCTTCGCCGGCATTGATCTTACCGCTGTCGAGCTTGCCGAACGCGACGACATTGAGAGTCTGCTTCAGGAGACACTAGACGAGGCACAGCAGCAAATTGACGAAATCGTACGAGATTCCCTGCAATTGGAGTCgcaactaattaaaattaataaaccgaAAATCGTGGCATACATATTTAGAGCGCTAAGGGTGCTGTTCAAGGTAGCGACACGCGGAGCACGCGCCGCCTACTGCACCTACTCGCACATACCGCAATTGAATGCCTCGCTGCAGCACATCTACGAGGGCGTCGACTGTTACAGCTATTCGAAGCGTTTGGTGTTGCGCATTGAGCAAGAAACCGTGCATACAGTGAGCACTATTCAGAAGAATGTCCACAGTTTGGCTGGCATTTATAAAAGGATCGCCGGTAAGAAGTCTTTACTGGGCAAATTGTCTGTGGTGCTGTTGAATTTGTCGAAAATTGTGGCGAACATTAAAGAGACCTATTTATTGGGTGTCAGCGCGCTTGATAAGGCGAGAAATGAGTTACCGAATGCCACGCAAGGCAGTGTGAATTGCAGTCGCGACTTCGTCAGTGGCGTGCCGCAGATGGTGGAGACTGTGGCTAATTTGTCCACATGTATAATGTACGTTGATAACACCACCGTGGAGTATGACTTCATGAAACCGGAAAATGAACGCGATTTTAATTGA